A region from the Polaribacter sp. Hel1_33_78 genome encodes:
- a CDS encoding DUF6503 family protein → MKKTTTLLLLLISITSFSQKLTGNELLEKAIQFHDPKGNWETFKGEFFVTMETPKNASRKSTIKINLPEEYFLVKAVRDTIVTEYIIQKGDCSMSINGNINPSEELKNRYNLNCERANMYKNYYTYLYGLPMKLKDDGTIIHPKVERKKFQGKEYLVLKATYNKQVGKDTWYFYFNPKTYAMEVYQFFKEKKDSGEYILLSGLEIINDIKMPKNRAWYYNKNDGYLGTDILISK, encoded by the coding sequence ATGAAAAAAACGACCACTCTTTTACTACTACTTATTTCAATTACTTCATTTTCTCAAAAACTTACAGGCAATGAGTTATTAGAAAAAGCGATTCAATTTCATGACCCAAAGGGAAATTGGGAAACTTTTAAAGGAGAATTTTTTGTGACGATGGAAACGCCAAAGAATGCTTCAAGAAAAAGTACTATTAAAATAAATCTTCCCGAAGAATATTTTTTAGTGAAAGCTGTTAGAGATACAATTGTTACAGAATATATCATTCAAAAAGGCGATTGTAGTATGTCAATTAATGGAAACATAAATCCGTCTGAAGAGTTAAAAAATAGGTATAATCTAAATTGTGAACGTGCAAATATGTATAAGAATTATTATACTTATTTGTACGGTTTACCAATGAAACTGAAAGATGATGGGACCATTATCCATCCAAAAGTTGAACGTAAAAAGTTCCAAGGAAAAGAGTATTTGGTTTTAAAAGCGACTTACAATAAACAGGTTGGTAAAGATACTTGGTACTTTTATTTCAATCCAAAAACGTATGCGATGGAAGTATATCAGTTTTTTAAAGAGAAAAAAGACAGTGGAGAGTATATTTTATTATCAGGATTAGAAATTATAAACGATATAAAAATGCCAAAAAATAGAGCTTGGTATTATAATAAAAATGACGGTTATTTAGGTACCGATATTTTGATTTCAAAGTAA
- a CDS encoding chloride channel protein has protein sequence MPTTKKIYRKILIWRYRYISERQFIYILSVLVGFLAGIGTFILKDLTFLIEEGLQGNLIKEYHYAFYFIFPIIGLFLVFGIKKFIVKRNIGHGISTTLHAISRRNGIIKRYQIFASLITAPITVGFGGSAGLQGPAVSSGAALGSNVAQLFHMNSKTRMLLIGCATAGAMSSMFQAPIAAIIFAVEIFSLDLAFASLVPLLLASVSAVITTYFFVGTDVLFRFKLVDVFEVKDIPFYAALAFLTGIASVYFSKMYFKIINFFEQFNSPFKKLLIGGIAIGIMLYLIPPLYGEGYGLINNLLKGNTAAALKDIPYNLDLENVYVVVLMLLLIAIFKAIAMTTTFAAGGVGGIFIPTLFMGSALGNAIAKVINHLGFFVSESNFTLIGMTGLMAGVLHAPLTAIFLIAEITGGYELFVPLMLVSAISFAFTKYFVSNSIYTVELAKKGQLITHNKDKNVIMLMRIDNLIERNFKSITREMTLGEMLKNSVAKSKRNIFPVLDEKKHFLGIVLLDDIRPMMFDQSQYHKTYVSDFMKLAPAIIFHDDTVEDVMKKFKESSAWNLPVVENEKYVGFISKSKLLTAYRNKLIEVTA, from the coding sequence ATGCCAACAACAAAAAAAATATATAGAAAAATTCTAATTTGGAGATATAGATATATTTCTGAGCGACAATTTATTTATATTTTAAGTGTATTAGTAGGTTTCTTGGCAGGTATAGGAACTTTTATTTTAAAAGATTTAACCTTTTTAATAGAAGAGGGTTTGCAAGGTAATTTAATTAAGGAATATCATTATGCATTTTATTTTATTTTCCCGATTATAGGTTTATTTTTAGTTTTTGGGATTAAGAAATTTATAGTAAAAAGAAATATTGGTCATGGAATTTCGACCACTTTACATGCTATTTCTAGAAGAAACGGAATTATAAAGAGGTATCAAATATTTGCGTCTTTAATTACAGCGCCAATTACGGTTGGTTTTGGGGGTTCTGCAGGGCTTCAAGGACCTGCTGTAAGTTCTGGAGCCGCTTTGGGTTCTAATGTTGCACAATTGTTTCATATGAACTCTAAAACAAGAATGTTATTAATCGGTTGTGCAACAGCTGGGGCAATGTCTTCTATGTTTCAAGCGCCAATTGCAGCCATTATTTTTGCGGTAGAAATTTTTAGTTTAGACTTGGCTTTTGCATCTTTGGTTCCTTTGTTGTTGGCATCAGTTTCCGCAGTCATTACGACCTATTTTTTTGTAGGAACCGATGTGTTATTTAGATTTAAATTGGTAGATGTTTTTGAAGTAAAAGATATTCCTTTTTATGCTGCCTTAGCTTTTTTAACAGGAATTGCATCTGTCTATTTTTCTAAAATGTATTTTAAAATAATCAACTTTTTTGAACAGTTTAATAGTCCGTTTAAAAAATTGTTAATTGGTGGAATTGCAATTGGAATTATGCTCTATTTAATTCCGCCTTTATATGGTGAGGGATATGGGTTAATTAATAATTTATTAAAAGGAAATACAGCAGCAGCGCTTAAAGACATTCCTTATAATCTAGATTTAGAAAATGTATATGTCGTTGTTTTAATGTTGCTATTAATTGCCATTTTTAAAGCAATTGCAATGACAACTACTTTTGCTGCCGGTGGGGTTGGAGGAATCTTTATTCCGACACTTTTTATGGGAAGTGCTTTAGGAAATGCTATTGCAAAAGTGATTAATCACCTTGGTTTTTTTGTGTCTGAATCTAATTTTACATTAATTGGGATGACAGGTTTAATGGCCGGTGTGCTCCATGCGCCATTAACTGCTATTTTCTTGATTGCAGAAATAACAGGTGGGTACGAGTTATTTGTTCCATTAATGTTGGTTTCAGCCATCTCTTTTGCTTTTACAAAATATTTTGTATCCAACTCAATTTACACGGTAGAATTGGCAAAGAAAGGGCAATTAATTACGCATAATAAAGATAAAAACGTAATAATGTTGATGAGGATTGATAACCTTATTGAGCGGAATTTTAAATCAATTACACGGGAAATGACGCTTGGTGAAATGCTTAAAAATTCGGTTGCAAAATCAAAAAGAAATATTTTTCCTGTTTTAGATGAAAAGAAACATTTTTTAGGAATTGTGTTATTAGATGATATTAGGCCTATGATGTTTGACCAATCTCAGTATCACAAGACCTACGTTTCAGATTTCATGAAATTGGCTCCTGCCATTATTTTTCATGATGATACTGTTGAAGATGTAATGAAAAAGTTTAAAGAAAGTAGTGCTTGGAATTTACCTGTAGTAGAAAATGAAAAGTATGTTGGTTTTATTTCAAAATCGAAATTACTTACTGCGTATAGAAATAAATTAATAGAAGTAACTGCTTAA
- the glpQ gene encoding glycerophosphodiester phosphodiesterase produces the protein MKKSILLLIIIFDLKTAKIYEPMNQKIVIAHRGACGYLPEHTLEAKAMAHAMNADFIEQDLVLSKDDIPMVIHDIYLDDISDVVTKFPTRKRKDNRFYVIDFNFDELKTLCVTERIDTKTGEQVYKNRFPKGKGNFKLNSLQEEIELIQGLNKSTGKNIGIYPEIKKPSFHQKEGKDLPKIVLKVLSHYGYNSKLDNCILQCFDANALEKIRKELKSELFLVQLIELPEQTKQLKHFATYADGIGPWYKQILSEKINGKFTFTSLVSDAHKLGLKVHPYTFRADALSEFSNFEEMMQTLLIDANIDGAFADFPDLVVAFLKKNKHE, from the coding sequence ATAAAGAAAAGCATTCTTTTACTAATAATTATATTTGACTTAAAAACAGCTAAAATATATGAACCCATGAATCAAAAAATTGTCATTGCACACAGAGGTGCTTGTGGGTATTTACCAGAACATACCTTAGAAGCAAAAGCTATGGCACATGCAATGAACGCTGATTTTATTGAGCAAGATTTAGTATTGAGCAAAGATGATATTCCTATGGTTATTCATGATATTTATTTAGATGACATAAGCGATGTTGTCACAAAATTTCCAACTAGAAAAAGAAAAGACAATCGTTTTTATGTCATCGATTTTAACTTTGATGAGTTAAAAACTTTGTGTGTTACTGAACGTATTGACACAAAAACGGGAGAGCAAGTTTATAAAAATCGTTTTCCAAAAGGAAAAGGAAATTTTAAACTCAATTCTTTGCAAGAAGAAATAGAATTAATTCAAGGGCTAAATAAATCAACAGGAAAGAACATTGGAATTTACCCTGAAATTAAAAAACCTAGTTTTCATCAAAAGGAAGGAAAAGACTTACCCAAAATTGTTCTAAAAGTACTATCACATTATGGCTATAATAGCAAATTAGACAATTGTATCTTACAATGTTTTGATGCTAATGCATTAGAGAAAATTAGAAAAGAATTGAAGTCTGAATTATTTTTAGTTCAGTTAATAGAATTACCTGAACAAACAAAACAACTGAAACATTTTGCAACGTATGCAGATGGAATTGGACCTTGGTACAAACAAATTTTATCAGAAAAAATTAATGGGAAATTCACCTTTACTTCTTTAGTTTCTGATGCTCATAAATTGGGATTAAAAGTCCACCCATATACATTTAGAGCAGATGCTTTAAGTGAATTTTCTAACTTTGAAGAAATGATGCAAACGCTTTTAATCGATGCAAATATTGATGGTGCTTTTGCAGACTTCCCTGATTTGGTAGTTGCTTTTTTAAAAAAAAATAAACATGAATAA
- the hflX gene encoding GTPase HflX, which produces MIDQKEAISEKAVLIGVITQQQDESQSQEYLDELEFLTLTAGGVTVKRFVQKMEKPNPKTFLGVGKLEEVRDYIESNGIGTAIFDDELSPAQIRNIEKVLDCKILDRTNLILDIFAQRAQTSSAKTQVELAQCQYLLPRLTRLWTHLDKQKGGIGMRGPGETEIETDRRIIRDKITILKKKLLTIDKQMAVQRKNRGKMVRVALVGYTNVGKSTLMNVISKSDVFAENKLFATLDTTVRKVVIKNIPFLLTDTVGFIRKLPTQLVESFKSTLDEVREADLLLHVVDISHPNFEDHIASVNTILDDIKCGDKPTLMVFNKIDAFAHETIEEDDIVTEKGKEHYTLEDWEKTWMNDLEIESIFISALNKDNLENFKEKTYQEVKKIHIQRFPYNDFLYHEYKVEE; this is translated from the coding sequence ATGATAGATCAAAAAGAAGCCATTTCTGAGAAAGCCGTTTTAATAGGGGTAATTACGCAGCAGCAAGATGAATCTCAATCTCAAGAGTATTTAGATGAGTTAGAATTTTTAACATTAACTGCTGGCGGTGTTACTGTAAAACGTTTTGTTCAAAAAATGGAAAAACCAAACCCTAAAACTTTTTTAGGAGTTGGTAAATTAGAGGAGGTAAGAGATTATATTGAGTCTAATGGTATTGGAACTGCAATTTTTGATGACGAATTATCGCCAGCCCAAATAAGAAATATAGAAAAAGTTTTAGATTGTAAAATATTAGATCGAACTAATTTAATCTTAGATATTTTTGCGCAAAGGGCACAAACCAGTTCTGCAAAAACACAAGTAGAATTGGCGCAATGTCAATATTTATTGCCGCGTTTAACAAGACTTTGGACGCACCTTGATAAACAAAAAGGTGGTATTGGGATGCGTGGACCTGGAGAAACTGAAATTGAAACAGATAGACGTATAATTCGTGATAAAATTACAATACTAAAAAAGAAATTACTGACCATTGATAAACAAATGGCTGTTCAGCGTAAAAATCGTGGAAAAATGGTACGTGTTGCTCTAGTAGGTTACACTAATGTTGGGAAATCTACTTTAATGAACGTAATTAGTAAAAGTGATGTTTTTGCTGAGAACAAATTGTTTGCAACTTTAGATACTACGGTTAGAAAAGTGGTGATTAAAAACATTCCTTTTTTATTGACAGATACAGTTGGTTTTATTAGAAAATTACCAACACAATTAGTTGAGTCTTTTAAATCTACTTTAGACGAAGTGCGTGAAGCGGATTTGTTGTTGCATGTGGTTGATATTTCTCATCCAAATTTTGAAGACCATATTGCTTCGGTAAACACCATTTTAGATGATATAAAATGTGGAGACAAACCAACTTTAATGGTATTCAATAAGATTGATGCGTTTGCACATGAAACAATTGAGGAAGATGATATCGTAACAGAGAAAGGAAAAGAGCACTACACTTTAGAGGATTGGGAAAAAACTTGGATGAATGATTTAGAAATAGAATCGATTTTTATTTCTGCATTAAATAAAGATAATCTAGAGAATTTTAAAGAGAAAACCTACCAGGAGGTAAAGAAAATTCATATTCAACGCTTCCCTTATAATGATTTTTTATATCATGAATATAAAGTGGAAGAGTAA
- a CDS encoding CNNM domain-containing protein, which yields MTLLIIYATVSIFFSFLCSILEAVLLSITPTFINLKKSEGFEFANELETLKKDVDKPLIAILTINTIAHTVGAILVGVQAKVAYIEVYGTKVRTIFGIQITEDVMVGIVSTIMTILILVASEIIPKTIGATYWKQLSKFTSKALKVMIFPLKYTGILWILQLTTKLIGGKGHGSILSREGFLVMTDMAEKDGVFQKNESKVIRNLLGFKEIKVNDVMTPRTVLEIADESQTIESFYQEHKNLRFSRIPVFKENHDEITGYFLKGSLLESIINGKGAEKLATIKRNILITNREQSIPDLFDKLIKEKEHIALVVDEYGSVSGIVSQEDVIETLLGLEIMDETDSVADLQSYARKSWKDRAKRMGIIENKKDE from the coding sequence ATGACATTATTAATAATTTACGCAACAGTTTCTATTTTCTTTTCTTTCTTATGCTCAATTCTAGAAGCTGTTTTACTAAGCATAACTCCAACTTTTATAAATCTTAAAAAAAGTGAAGGTTTTGAGTTTGCTAATGAATTAGAAACATTAAAAAAAGATGTAGATAAGCCTTTAATTGCCATTCTAACAATTAATACGATTGCACATACAGTAGGAGCAATCTTAGTAGGTGTTCAAGCAAAAGTTGCCTATATAGAAGTCTATGGAACTAAAGTTAGAACCATTTTTGGAATTCAAATAACTGAAGATGTAATGGTGGGTATTGTCTCAACAATTATGACTATTTTGATATTAGTAGCTTCAGAGATTATTCCAAAGACAATAGGTGCAACCTATTGGAAACAGTTGTCAAAATTCACGTCTAAAGCCTTAAAAGTGATGATTTTTCCGCTTAAATACACAGGAATTTTATGGATACTTCAATTAACAACAAAATTGATTGGCGGAAAAGGTCATGGTAGTATTTTAAGTAGAGAAGGTTTTTTGGTGATGACAGATATGGCGGAAAAGGATGGTGTTTTTCAAAAAAATGAAAGTAAGGTTATTAGAAATTTATTGGGTTTTAAAGAGATAAAGGTAAATGATGTAATGACACCAAGAACGGTTTTAGAAATAGCTGACGAAAGCCAAACTATCGAATCTTTTTATCAAGAACACAAAAATTTACGTTTTTCTAGAATTCCTGTTTTTAAAGAAAACCATGATGAAATAACTGGATATTTTTTAAAAGGAAGTTTATTAGAATCTATAATTAATGGTAAGGGTGCAGAAAAATTAGCTACAATAAAAAGGAATATTTTAATTACTAACAGAGAACAATCGATTCCTGATTTATTCGATAAACTTATTAAAGAAAAAGAACATATTGCCTTGGTTGTTGATGAATATGGTTCTGTTAGCGGAATTGTTTCTCAAGAAGATGTCATTGAAACCTTGCTTGGATTAGAAATTATGGATGAAACTGACTCTGTTGCAGATTTACAATCTTATGCAAGAAAATCGTGGAAAGATAGAGCCAAAAGAATGGGAATTATTGAAAATAAAAAGGACGAATAA
- a CDS encoding DUF3078 domain-containing protein, with translation MKKLSILLLVFFISFSTKAQTAEELKKGLASKKDSISKLQTKAKAIQGKINALLGWRKGAFGTIGASLSGFNNWYARAAPNTSAGNIGITVNGYANLIEDKFFWRNSGAVNLGWVKIDNRDDDTDSDAFETASDVFTISSLYGRRISTKWALSALGEYRTTLLDNFNDPGYLDIGAGLTWTPTSHLVVVMHPGNYNFVFSSGDTVFNSSLGAKVVADYTNKYGGLSVKSNLSMFQSYKDGDLSNWTFTNSFGYTIWKGIGLGFEFGLRNNRQEAANFQSVDLADADNKLQSYWLFGLSYSL, from the coding sequence ATGAAAAAATTATCTATCTTATTACTAGTATTCTTTATCAGCTTTTCAACCAAAGCTCAAACAGCTGAAGAATTAAAAAAAGGGTTAGCTTCTAAAAAAGACTCTATCTCAAAACTACAAACTAAAGCAAAAGCAATTCAAGGTAAAATAAATGCTCTTCTAGGTTGGAGAAAAGGTGCTTTTGGAACTATTGGTGCGAGCTTATCTGGCTTTAATAATTGGTATGCCAGAGCAGCTCCAAATACATCTGCCGGTAATATAGGTATTACTGTAAATGGGTATGCAAACTTAATTGAAGATAAATTTTTCTGGAGAAACTCTGGAGCTGTAAACCTTGGTTGGGTAAAAATTGACAACAGAGACGATGATACAGATAGCGATGCTTTTGAAACTGCATCAGATGTTTTTACAATTTCATCTTTATATGGTAGAAGAATTAGTACAAAATGGGCGCTTTCAGCTCTAGGTGAATACCGAACTACTTTATTAGATAACTTTAATGATCCTGGTTATTTAGATATTGGTGCTGGTTTAACTTGGACACCAACTAGCCATTTAGTTGTAGTAATGCATCCAGGAAACTACAATTTTGTTTTTAGTAGTGGAGATACGGTTTTTAACTCTTCTTTAGGAGCAAAAGTTGTTGCAGATTATACCAATAAATATGGTGGTTTAAGTGTAAAATCTAATTTATCGATGTTTCAAAGCTATAAAGATGGAGATTTATCTAACTGGACATTTACCAACTCTTTTGGTTACACAATTTGGAAAGGTATTGGTTTAGGTTTTGAGTTTGGTTTGCGTAATAATAGACAAGAAGCTGCAAATTTTCAAAGTGTTGATTTAGCAGATGCAGATAACAAATTACAATCGTATTGGTTATTTGGATTAAGTTATTCTCTCTAG